A genomic region of Mycobacterium senriense contains the following coding sequences:
- a CDS encoding NAD(P)H-hydrate dehydratase, translating to MRHYYSVDAIRQAEAPLLASLPDGALMRRAAYGLATEIIAELAARTGGVTGRRVCAVVGSGDNGGDALWAATFLRRRGAAADAILLNPERTHRKGLAAFRQAGGRVVESVSPTTDLVIDGVVGISGSGALRPAAAEVFAAVDDAGIPVIAVDIPSGIDAATGAISGPAVHAVLTVTFGGLKPVHALGDCGRVQLIDIGLELPGSDVLGFEAADVAARWPVPGPHDDKYTQGVTGVMAGSSTYPGAAVLCTGAAVAATSGMVRYAGSAHREVLAVWPEVIASPTPASAGRVQSWVVGPGLGTDDVGAAALWFALETDLPVIVDADGLTILAAHPELVANRTAPTVLTPHAGEFARLAGNPPGDDRVGACRKLADAFGAVVLLKGNVTVIADPGGPVYLNPAGQSWASTAGSGDVLSGMIGALLASGLPPAEAAAAAAFVHARAAALSAADPGPGEAPTSASRMVPHIRAALAAL from the coding sequence ATGCGGCATTACTACTCCGTGGACGCGATCCGCCAGGCCGAGGCGCCACTTTTGGCCAGCCTGCCCGACGGTGCGCTGATGCGACGCGCGGCCTACGGGCTGGCCACCGAGATCATCGCCGAGTTGGCCGCCCGCACCGGCGGGGTGACCGGGCGACGCGTGTGCGCGGTCGTCGGCTCGGGGGACAACGGCGGTGACGCGCTGTGGGCGGCCACCTTCCTGCGTCGTCGCGGCGCGGCCGCCGACGCGATCCTGCTCAACCCGGAGCGCACCCACCGCAAGGGGCTGGCGGCGTTTCGTCAGGCCGGCGGTCGCGTCGTCGAAAGTGTCTCGCCGACAACCGATCTCGTTATCGACGGCGTGGTGGGCATCTCCGGGTCCGGCGCCCTGCGGCCCGCGGCGGCCGAGGTGTTCGCCGCCGTCGACGACGCGGGAATCCCGGTGATCGCCGTCGACATCCCCAGCGGCATCGACGCGGCGACCGGGGCGATCAGCGGCCCCGCGGTGCACGCGGTGCTGACCGTCACGTTCGGCGGCCTCAAACCCGTGCACGCGCTCGGCGACTGCGGACGGGTGCAGCTGATCGACATCGGGCTCGAGCTGCCCGGCTCCGACGTGCTGGGGTTCGAGGCCGCCGACGTGGCCGCCCGCTGGCCGGTGCCCGGGCCGCACGACGACAAGTACACCCAGGGCGTCACCGGCGTGATGGCCGGCTCGTCGACGTATCCGGGCGCGGCCGTGTTGTGCACCGGCGCCGCCGTCGCGGCGACCTCCGGCATGGTCCGCTACGCCGGCAGCGCGCACCGCGAGGTGCTGGCGGTCTGGCCCGAGGTGATCGCCTCGCCCACCCCCGCGTCGGCCGGACGCGTGCAGTCCTGGGTCGTCGGTCCGGGATTGGGCACCGACGACGTCGGGGCCGCGGCGCTGTGGTTCGCGCTGGAAACCGATCTACCGGTGATCGTGGACGCCGACGGGTTGACCATCCTGGCGGCCCATCCCGAATTGGTGGCCAACCGCACCGCGCCGACGGTGCTGACCCCGCACGCGGGTGAATTCGCCCGGCTAGCGGGTAACCCGCCCGGTGATGACCGGGTGGGTGCGTGCCGCAAGCTGGCGGACGCGTTCGGCGCCGTGGTGCTGCTCAAGGGCAACGTCACAGTCATCGCCGATCCGGGCGGCCCGGTCTACCTCAATCCGGCGGGGCAGTCGTGGGCATCCACCGCCGGATCCGGCGACGTGTTGTCCGGCATGATCGGCGCGCTGCTGGCGTCGGGCCTGCCACCGGCCGAGGCGGCCGCCGCGGCGGCCTTCGTGCACGCGCGCGCGGCGGCACTGTCGGCCGCCGACCCGGGTCCCGGCGAGGCGCCCACCTCGGCATCGCGCATGGTGCCACACATCCGGGCCGCCCTGGCCGCCCTCTAG
- a CDS encoding class I SAM-dependent methyltransferase — protein MARFDDDTWDLASGVGATATGVAVGRALATRAANPLIDDPFAEPLVRAVGVDFFTRLASGALDPADVDDNGDFGMLRMGDMMGIRTRFFDDFFMAAADAGIRQAVILASGLDARAYRLPWPAGTTVYEIDQAQVIEFKSATLTELGAAPTAEVCAVPVDLRHDWAAALRTAGLDTTKPTAWSAEGLLPFLPPDAQDRLLDNITALSAVGSQLATENLRGDSDKVQVMADRIRDVTEQWREHGFDVEMTDLWYAGDRNDVIEYLDRHGWSTLATTVPRLLAAHGLPLPPGADEKSETLTGMQYVTARRI, from the coding sequence ATGGCACGATTCGACGACGACACCTGGGATCTGGCTTCCGGTGTGGGCGCCACGGCGACCGGTGTCGCGGTGGGCCGGGCACTGGCCACCCGGGCGGCCAACCCGCTGATCGATGACCCGTTCGCCGAGCCCCTGGTACGCGCGGTAGGTGTGGACTTCTTCACCCGGCTGGCCAGCGGCGCCTTGGATCCCGCCGATGTCGACGACAACGGCGACTTCGGGATGCTGCGGATGGGCGACATGATGGGTATCCGCACCCGCTTCTTCGACGATTTCTTCATGGCCGCGGCCGATGCCGGGATCCGCCAGGCGGTGATCCTGGCATCGGGCTTGGACGCGCGGGCCTATCGGCTGCCCTGGCCGGCCGGGACCACGGTGTACGAGATCGACCAGGCCCAGGTGATCGAGTTCAAGTCCGCGACGCTGACCGAACTGGGTGCGGCCCCGACAGCCGAGGTGTGCGCGGTGCCCGTCGATCTCCGCCACGATTGGGCCGCGGCCCTGCGGACGGCCGGCTTAGACACCACTAAGCCCACCGCGTGGAGCGCCGAGGGGCTGCTGCCGTTCCTGCCGCCGGACGCTCAAGATCGCCTGCTGGACAACATCACTGCGCTGAGCGCGGTCGGTAGTCAATTGGCCACAGAGAATCTGCGGGGTGACAGCGACAAGGTCCAGGTGATGGCCGATCGCATTCGGGACGTCACCGAGCAGTGGCGTGAGCACGGCTTCGACGTGGAGATGACCGACCTGTGGTACGCGGGCGACCGCAACGACGTGATCGAGTACCTTGATCGCCACGGCTGGTCGACGCTGGCCACCACCGTTCCGCGATTGCTTGCGGCCCACGGTCTTCCGTTGCCGCCGGGCGCCGACGAGAAATCCGAGACTCTCACCGGGATGCAATACGTCACCGCCCGGCGCATCTAG
- a CDS encoding rhomboid-like protein, which translates to MTLVVWHFVIGAPLTYGWLLVLMITTFIQTHLTGRELHSVLLHRSTNIHELGRDPLHVLFSSLLWIDGKNFEPYLLLFTLFLAPAEHWLGQLRWLSVGLSSHILATYISEGILYFAIEEHDASQRLVHARDIGVSYFLVGVMAVLSYHIARPWRWGYLGVLFIIFGFPLITMGSELNFTAIGHFTSILIGLCFYPMTRTSSKRSSPLSPARLKVMARRNVPPETPT; encoded by the coding sequence ATGACGCTGGTGGTCTGGCATTTCGTCATCGGCGCACCGCTGACCTACGGCTGGCTGCTGGTGCTGATGATCACGACGTTCATCCAGACCCATCTCACCGGCCGGGAGCTGCACTCGGTACTGCTGCACCGCTCCACCAACATTCACGAGTTGGGCAGGGACCCGCTGCACGTCCTGTTCTCCAGCCTGCTGTGGATCGACGGCAAGAATTTCGAGCCCTACCTGCTGCTGTTCACCCTGTTTCTGGCGCCGGCCGAACACTGGCTCGGCCAGCTGCGCTGGCTCAGTGTGGGATTGAGTTCACACATCCTCGCCACCTACATCAGCGAAGGCATCCTGTATTTCGCGATCGAAGAACACGACGCCTCGCAACGGCTGGTGCACGCCCGCGACATCGGGGTCAGCTACTTCCTGGTCGGCGTGATGGCCGTGCTGAGCTACCACATCGCCCGGCCGTGGCGCTGGGGATACCTCGGGGTGTTGTTCATCATCTTCGGTTTCCCGTTGATCACAATGGGCAGCGAATTGAACTTCACCGCGATCGGGCACTTCACCTCGATCCTGATCGGCTTGTGCTTCTACCCGATGACTCGCACGAGTTCCAAACGCAGCAGCCCGTTGAGTCCCGCGCGGCTCAAGGTGATGGCGCGCCGCAACGTGCCGCCGGAGACGCCGACCTGA